The proteins below come from a single Metarhizium brunneum chromosome 1, complete sequence genomic window:
- the pim1_0 gene encoding Lon protease: MIPRSRLCGRLILERSAAHASRTSTSSISPRWALSPACHSRHICRSTLPGIRPGLVGAAFSTTARLRKKDDKGKKDDFFDSSAETLTEPLSEEEVKANLGNKKKDAERAAADAKSDSSTAKADAGSKSQDGKSSGAAGSSAEGGSGSGGDSSGGDGGKKGRKSSEKALQKPVVPEVYPQVLAIPIARRPLFPGFYKAITIKDPNVASAITESIKRGQPYVGAFLFKNENEDEDIIRNVEDVHDVGVFAQITSAFPIHGQEGALTAILYPHRRIKLSSLVPPSAAEQIDGKQEPDTPEVIPQQNSGEEDAQQEKKGDVVASFEEGAVEKKPDQVAEKYEPTSWLKRWPVSLVNVDNLADEPYDPKSPVIRAVTNEIVNVFKEVATMNNLFRDQISTFSMSQSTGNVTSEPGKLADFAAAVSSGEQNELQDVLSCMNVEERMQKALIVLKKELMNAQLQSKITKDVESKISKRQREYWLMEQMKGIRRELGLESDGKDKLVEKFKEKASKLAMPDPVRKVFDEEINKLAHLETAASEFNVTRNYLDWLTQIPWGRRSPENFGIPNAKKVLDEDHYGLQDVKDRILEFIAVGKLRGTVEGKILCFVGPPGVGKTSIGKSIARALNREYYRFSVGGLTDVAEIKGHRRTYVGALPGRIIQALKKCQTENPLILIDEVDKIGRGYQGDPSSALLELLDPEQNSSFLDHYMDVPVDLSKVLFVCTANMTDTIPRPLLDRMELITLSGYVADEKKAIANTYLAPAAKDAAGLKDANVNLTDEAVEELIKSYCRESGVRNLKKQIEKVYRKSALKIVQELGEDVLSEEKALTDEGKAALEESQKKKTEEEAAANDEAKSEEARAATEATEAKTAEKPRKALRVPDSVDVQIGKDNLVDYIGPPVFTSDRLYDVSPAGVSMGLAWTQMGGAAMYIESILQAPLRASTRPYLEITGNLKSVMKESTTIAYSFAKAFMARQFPENNFFDKAKMHLHVPDGAVPKDGPSAGITMATSLLSLALDTPVDPTVAMTGELTLTGKVLRIGGLREKTVAARRAGCKTIIFPKDNMSDWLELPQNIKEGIEGHAVGWYTEVFDLVFQDLDREQANRSKVQDVKKEVERSEEDEEKQAERQA, from the exons ATGATTCCCCGGTCTCGCCTCTGTGGGCGACTCATTCTCGAGCGATCCGCGGCGCACGCTTCTCGAACATCTACTTCATCAATATCGCCAAGATGGGCTTTGTCACCTGCTTGCCATAGTCGCCATATCTGCCGATCCACTCTGCCCGGCATTCGACCCGGCTTGGTCGGAGCCGCCTTTTCTACGACGGCGAGGCTAAGAAAAAAGGACGATAAGGGAAAGAAGGACGATTTCTTTGACTCTTCGGCCGAGACCCTTACCGAACCGCTGTCGGAAGAGGAGGTCAAGGCAAACTTgggaaacaagaagaaggatgcAGAGAGAGCTGCAGCAGACGCCAAGTCGGACTCTTCGACAGCAAAAGCTGATGCCGGTAGTAAATCACAAGATGGAAAGTCCAGTGGTGCGGCAGGAAGCTCGGCAGAGGGCGGTTCAGGCTCAGGGGGCGATAGCtctggtggtgatggtggcaagaagggaagaaaaTCTTCGGAAAAGGCTCTACAGAAACCGGTTGTGCCAGAAGTGTATCCGCAAGTCCTCGCTATCCCTATCGCGCGGCGACCGCTGTTTCCAGGATTCTACAAGGCCATTACCATCAAGGACCCCAACGTCGCCTCGGCTATCACCGAGTCTATCAAGCGCGGGCAGCCATACGTTGGCGCTTTCTTGTTCAAGAACGAaaacgaggacgaggacattATTCGCAACGTTGAAGATGTACACGACGTGGGCGTTTTCGCTCAGATCACAAGCGCATTTCCCATCCACGGACAAGAGGGCGCTTTGACGGCCATTCTCTATCCCCATCGCCGGATCAAGCTTTCCAGTCTGGTTCCGCCCAGTGCGGCTGAGCAAATCGACGGCAAACAGGAGCCCGACACTCCAGAAGTCATCCCGCAGCAAAATTCCGGAGAGGAAGATGCACAGCAGGAGAAAAAAGGCGACGTTGTAGCCAGCTTTGAGGAAGGGGCTGTTGAGAAGAAACCAGACCAGGTCGCCGAAAAATACGAGCCAACTTCATGGTTGAAACGCTGGCCCGTGAGTCTTGTTAATGTCGATAACCTTGCTGACGAACCTTACGACCCCAAAAGTCCCGTTATTCGCGCTGTAACCAACGAAATTGTCAATGTCTTCAAGGAGGTTGCTACCATGAATAACCTCTTCCGTGATCAAATTTCGACCTTTTCAATGAGCCAATCTACTGGAAATGTCACCTCAGAGCCCGGGAAACTGGCCgactttgctgctgctgtatCATCTGGGGAGCAGAATGAACTGCAGGATGTTCTCTCCTGCATGAACGTTGAGGAGCGAATGCAGAAAGCCCTAATTGTTCTCAAGAAGGAACTTATGAATGCCCAACTACAGTCCAAAATCACCAAGGATGTTGAGAGCAAGATCAGCAAGCGCCAGCGAGAGTATTGGCTTATGGAGCAGATGAAGGGCATTCGCCGCGAATTGGGCCTGGAATCTGACGGCAAAGACAAGTTGGTCGAAAAGTTCAAGGAGAAGGCCTCCAAGTTGGCTATGCCTGACCCTGTTCGGAAGgtctttgacgaggagaTCAATAAACTTGCTCACCTGGAGACCGCCGCATCAGAGTTTAATGTTACGCGAAACTACCTTGATTGGCTTACTCAGATTCCTTGGGGACGCAGAAGTCCTGAGAACTTTGGCATTCCCAATGCCAAGAAGGTCTTGGATGAAGACCACTATGGCTTGCAGGATGTCAAGGATCGAATTCTCGAGTTTATTGCTGTAGGAAAACTGCGCGGCACCGTGGAGGGCAAGATTCTCTGCTTTGTTGGTCCTCCCGGCGTCGGAAAGACGAGCATTGGAAAGTCAATTGCCCGAGCTCTTAACAGGGAATACTACCGATTCAGTGTGGGTGGTCTGACGGACGTAGCTGAAATCAAGGGCCACCGACGTACATATGTTGGCGCTCTGCCCGGCCGCATTATTCAAGCCTTGAAGAAATGCCAGACGGAAAACCCGCTGATTTTGATTGATGAAGTCGACAAGATTGGGCGGGGATATCAAGGCGACCCGTCTTCGGCCCTCCTGGAATTACTCGACCCTGAACAGAACAGCTCCTTTTTGGATCACTACATGGACGTTCCTGTTGATCTGTCCAAGGTCCTCTTTGTTTGCACTGCCAACATGACGGACACGATTCCGCGACCTCTCCTCGACCGCATGGAGTTGATCACGCTCTCAGGTTATGTTGCggatgagaagaaggccattGCTAATACGTACCTGGCACcagcggccaaggacgcAGCAGGCCTGAAGGATGCCAATGTGAACCTTACCGACGAGGCAGTCGAAGAGCTCATCAAGTCTTACTGCCGTGAATCTGGAGTCCGTAACCTCAAGAAGCAGATCGAGAAGGTTTACAGGAAGTCCGCCTTGAAGATCGTCCAGGAGCTGGGAGAGGATGTTCTGTCTGAGGAGAAAGCCTTGACTGACGAAGGCAAAGCAGCACTGGAAGAGagccaaaagaagaagactgaGGAGGAGGCCGCGGCAAACGATGAGGCAAAGTCAGAAGAAGCGCGTGCGGCTACCGAAGCAACCGAAGCCAAGACGGCTGAAAAGCCGAGGAAAGCACTGCGGGTTCCTGACTCGGTGGACGTTCAAATCGGAAAGGACAACCTCGTGGATTACATTGGCCCTCCCGTCTTTACATCGGACCGCCTGTACGATGTAAGCCCGGCCGGTGTCTCGATGGGCCTGGCCTGGACGCAAATGGGCGGTGCGGCCATGTATATTGAATCCATTCTGCAAGCACCTCTGCGAGCTAGCACGAGACCATATCTGGAAATCACAGGTAACTTGAAGTCTGTTATGAAGGAGTCTACGACCATTGCCTACTCCTTCGCCAAGGCCTTCATGGCCAGGCAGTTCCCAGAGAACAACTTCttcgacaaggccaagatgcatCTTCACGTTCCGGATGGCGCCGTGCCTAAAGATGGACCATCTGCCGGAATCACCATGGCGACATCCCTTCTCTCCCTGGCTCTCGACACGCCCGTTGACCCGACCGTCGCCATGACTGGCGAACTCACACTCACCGGCAAGGTCCTGCGCATCGGCGGACTGCGCGAGAAGACTGTGGCAGCCCGTCGAGCCGGCTGCAAAACAATCATCTTCCCCAAGGACAACATGTCGGACTGGCTGGAGCTGCCTCAG AATATCAAGGAAGGTATTGAAGGACACGCCGTAGGATGGTACACCGAAGTATTCGATCTTGTCTTCCAAGACCTCGACCGCGAACAAGCCAACAGGAGCAAGGTCCAAGATGTCAAGAAAGAAGTCGAAAGAtctgaggaggatgaggagaagCAAGCAGAGCGACAAGCCTAG
- the gedE gene encoding Glutathione S-transferase-like protein gedE yields MRQSLQGPYFCQHVWFRKFHPEDLPSAKKRHDEQALHVSQVLDSILEGKDTYADLAFIPWDSVVEGSSKGLLAESEAEKYPNFSGRHNRLVARSAARKVYGL; encoded by the exons ATGAGGCAATCGTTACAGGGGCCATACTTTTGCCAGCACGTCTGGTTCCGCAAGTTTCACCCAGAGGACCTCCCCAGTGCCAAGAAGCGACATGACGAGCAGGCCCTGCACGTCTCGCAAGTTTTGGACAGTATCCTCGAAGGGAAAGA CACGTATGCCGATCTGGCTTTTATCCCATGGGATAGTGTGGTGGAGGGCTCTTCCAAGGGCTTGTTGGCCGAGTCGGAAGCCGAGAAGTACCCCAACTTTTCCGGCCGGCACAACCGCTTGGTCGCTCGGTCTGCCGCCAGGAAGGTATATGGTTTGTAG
- the DIB1 gene encoding Spliceosomal protein DIB1, giving the protein MGTILLPHLVTGWHVDQAILSEDNRLVVIRFGDPTNNPDLDIMDEVLSKVAPLVQKWAVIYVCDISKVPDFNHMYELNTNEEPFAVMFFFRNKHIMCDFGTGNNNKMNFVERNRQDVVNILEAVYRGATKGKGQVNSPKDYSTRHRY; this is encoded by the exons atgggAACCATTCTTCTCCCCCACCTCGTGACGGGCTGGCACGTCGACCAAGCCATTCTCAGCGAAGACAAccgcctcgtcgtcatccgctTCGGCGACCCAACCAACAACCCCGACCTCGACATCATGGACGAAGTCCTCTCCAAAGTCGCGCCCCTGGTTCAGAAATGGGCCGTCATTTACGTGTGCGATATTTCAAAAGTCCCCGACTTCAATCACATGTATG AATTAAATACCAACGAAGAGCCGTTTGCAGTCATGTTTTTCTTCAGAAATAAACACATCATGTGCGATTTCGGCACAGGTAACAACAATAAAATGAATTTTGTCGAGCGCAATAGACAGGATGTCGTCAATATTCTGGAAGCGGTTTACCGGGGGGCTACCAAGGGGAAAGGCCAAGTGAATAGTCCAAAGG ACTATTCCACACGCCACCGATACTAA